One part of the Vogesella sp. LIG4 genome encodes these proteins:
- a CDS encoding cytochrome C oxidase subunit IV family protein → MTYFVSRHRLWLTWLWLSVLTLLLAWLADWQQGGHLVAVLALAGAWLKGVAVAEQFMSLRSAPLWLRGTVHGWLLLVCGGLLAGFL, encoded by the coding sequence ATGACTTATTTCGTATCCCGCCACCGGCTGTGGCTGACCTGGCTGTGGCTCTCCGTACTCACCCTGTTGCTGGCCTGGCTGGCCGACTGGCAGCAAGGCGGCCATCTGGTTGCCGTGCTGGCACTGGCCGGCGCCTGGCTCAAGGGCGTGGCGGTGGCCGAGCAGTTCATGTCCCTGCGCAGCGCGCCCTTGTGGCTGCGCGGCACGGTACATGGCTGGCTGCTGCTGGTGTGTGGCGGCCTGCTGGCGGGGTTTCTGTAG
- a CDS encoding CbbQ/NirQ/NorQ/GpvN family protein, with amino-acid sequence MNAPVHAALAANPPYYQPVADECQVFENAWRHQLPVLIKGPTGCGKTRFVAHMAARLGLPLFTVSCHDDLSAADLVGRHLIAGGDTRWCDGPLTRAVREGGICYLDEVVEARKDTTVVLHPLTDDRRILPIERTGEELAAPPGFMLVVSYNPGYQHVLKTLKPSTRQRFVALSFDFPSPAVELAVLQREGGADEKLAARLVALAGQLRRLTGYDLDESVSTRLLVYAAKLIASGMPPLAACRVALVEPLSDEPETLAALLAVVATQFGN; translated from the coding sequence ATGAATGCCCCCGTCCATGCCGCCCTTGCGGCCAACCCGCCTTACTACCAGCCGGTAGCCGACGAATGCCAGGTGTTCGAAAACGCCTGGCGTCACCAGCTGCCGGTGCTGATCAAGGGCCCCACCGGCTGCGGCAAGACCCGCTTTGTCGCCCACATGGCGGCGCGGCTGGGTTTGCCGCTGTTCACCGTGTCCTGCCATGACGACCTGTCCGCCGCCGACCTGGTGGGCCGCCACCTGATTGCCGGCGGCGACACCCGCTGGTGCGACGGCCCGCTCACCCGCGCGGTGCGCGAAGGTGGCATCTGCTACCTGGACGAGGTGGTGGAAGCGCGCAAGGACACCACCGTGGTGCTGCACCCGCTTACCGACGACCGCCGCATCCTGCCGATAGAACGCACCGGCGAAGAACTGGCGGCGCCGCCCGGCTTCATGCTGGTGGTGTCCTACAACCCCGGCTACCAGCACGTGCTCAAGACGCTGAAACCGTCCACCCGCCAGCGCTTCGTGGCGCTGAGTTTCGATTTCCCGTCGCCGGCGGTGGAGCTGGCGGTGCTGCAGCGCGAGGGCGGGGCGGACGAGAAGTTGGCCGCACGGCTGGTGGCGCTGGCCGGCCAGCTGCGCCGCCTCACCGGCTACGACCTGGACGAGTCGGTAAGCACCCGCCTGCTGGTGTACGCCGCCAAACTCATCGCCAGCGGCATGCCGCCGCTGGCCGCCTGCCGCGTGGCGCTGGTGGAACCGCTGTCCGACGAGCCGGAAACCCTTGCCGCGCTGCTGGCGGTGGTCGCCACCCAATTCGGAAACTGA